TCGCCCGCGGTCTTCAGGCCGCTGATGTCGCCGGGCGCGACCAGGTCGTACCCGTCGATGGAGCCGGCCTGCAGCTCCTGCTTGCGGGCGTTGTTGTCCGGGATGACCTTGAAGACGATCTTGTTGATCTTCGCCTTGTCGCCCCAGTAGTTCGGGTTGGCGGTGATCGTCACGGTCTTCTGGGCCTCGTCGCGACCCGCGAACATGTACGGACCGGTGCCGGTCGGGTGCGCCTGCGCGTACGACGGGTACTGGAAGGTGTCGCCGGAGGCGGTGACCTTGTCGCCGTCGTACTTCGCCAGCGCGGTCGGGCTCTGCATCGCGAACGAGGGCAGCGCCAGCGCCGCGGGGATCCGGCCGGTCGCGCTGGTCAGCGAGAGCTTCGCGGTCTCACCGGAGGCGGTGCAGGACTTGTAGAGGCTGCTGGGCAGGTCGGCACTCTCGTTCTTCGCGAAGCCGCCGAACGTGTCCTGCCAGTACGTCGAGACGTCGGGGCTCTGCAGCGCGCCGGTGAAGTTGTACCAGCGGTTGAAGTTGAAGCAGACCGCGTCGGCGTTGAACGGGGTGCCGTCGCTGAACTTCACGCCCTGGCGCAGCGTGAACGTCCAGTCCTTGCCGTCGGGGCTGCTCTCCCACTTGGTGGCCAGCGCCGGCTCGATGTCGGCACTGCCCTCCTTGGTCTTGACCAGGCCCTCGAAGACCTGCTTGAGCACTCGGAACGTCTCACCGTCGGAGGCGAACGCGGGGTCGAACATCTTGGGGTCCCCGGCCGCACCGAATACGAGAGTGTCCTTGCTGCTGGTCTGGGCACCGTTGCCACCGGCCGCGTCGTCGCTGCGATCGCTCTTCGCGCAACTGGAGACGGCGACCGACAGGGCCGCGACCGCAGCGAGGACGATCGCCCTCCTCGCCTTCGTACCAAGCATGTGGGCTCCACTGGTCTCGGGATCACCGACAACCCGGGCGGCGCCGGGGCTATATGGCGTCACCCTAGCGCCGCCTTTGGACTGACCGAAGCGGGTGCCGGGCACGGTCTGGTCACGACTGGGCGGGTTCAGCGGTGCCCCACCGCCTCCGTGCAGCCGTCTCGCGGTCGCTGTCCGGACTCCTCCCGGCAACGTCCGATACCGGACGACGTGGTCAGGGGTAACACGCTGTAAACATCGGTGCGGCACGCTGGCCGGCGGAGGTGACCCGGCGTGTCCTACTTGCTGCGCGTTCTGCTGCCGGATCGGCCCGGCATGCTGGGCGCGGTCGCGTCGGCGCTCGGTGAGGCCGGGGCCGACATCCTCAGCGTCGACGTCGTGGAGCGCTCCGCTGGGGTCGCCGTGGACGACCTCATCGTCGAGCTGCCGCCCGGGAAGCTGGCCGACACGCTGGTCAGCGCCGCGGTCTCGGTGCCGGGGGTGAGCGTCGAGTCGATCCAGCGCTACTACGCCGGGTCGGGGGACGCGCACCGCGAGCTGGAGCTGCTGGAGGCGCTGGCGACCTCGCCGGAACGCTCGGCCGAGCTGCTCGTCTCCGGGGCGCCGCGGATCTTCCGGGCCGGCTGGGCGGTCGTGGTCCGGTACGACGAGCGCGGGCCGCTGGTCGAGGCCGCGTCGCCGGCCGCGCCGGACCTGGCCGATGTCGACCTGCCCTGGTTGCCGCTGGCGCGCGTGCAGGTGCTGGACCCGACCGCGCGCTGGGTGCCCTCGGACTGGGGCACGCTCGGGACGGAGCTCGCGGCCGCGCCGCTGGGCGACCCGGACCGGGCCGTGCTGGTCGGCCGCCCGGGCGGGCCGGCCTGGCGCCCGGCCGAGCTGATGCGGCTGGCGCACCTGGCCGGGATCGCGGTCACGGTCGCCGCCCAGGCCGCACCGCCACCCCAACAACGCACCCGCCGCTGAGCGGGTGGCGCGACCCTCGTCGCGGCCCCGGCACCTGCTGGGCTCAGGGTCGGCGCGGGCCCGCCGCCGCTGACGAGCGGCGACGCTAGGGCGCCGCGGCGGCCTTCTTCGCCACGGCTTTCCTGGCGGGCGCCTTCTTGGCGGCAGCTCGCTTGACCGGGGCCCTCTCGCCGGGTTTCTCGTCGGAGTCGGCCTGCTCGGCGACCTTCTTCGCGGCGGTCCTCTTGGCCGGCTTCTCCTCGGGGTCGGCCGGGTCGGCGGCGTTCTCGGGCGGCTTCTGGTCGGCATCTGCCGGGTCGGCAGGTGCCTTCTTCGGCGCGGTCTTCTTGGCCGGTTTCTTGTCGGCGTCGGCGTCGGCGGGGTCGGCAAGGGGCTTCTTGGCGGGGGTTTTCTTGGCGGGCTTCTCGGGTGGGGCGGGTTTGGTGGCGATTTCCAGCGCGGCGTCGGGTCCGTCGGCGAGCAGGACCGCGAAGCCGGCGTCGTCCAGGATCGGGACGCCGACCTGCAGCGCCTTGTCGTACTTGGAGCCGGGGCTCTCGCCGGCGACCACGAACGACGTCTTCTTCGACACCGAGCCGGTGACCTTCCCGCCGCGGGTCTGGATCGCGTCGGTGGCGTCGTCCCGGCTGTAGTCGGCCAGCGATCCCGTCACCACGACCGTGATCCCGACCAGCGGCCGCGGCCCCTCGTCGGCGCCGGCGTCCTCCATCCGGACCCCGGCCTCGGCCCAGCGCCGGACCACGTCGGTGTGCCAGTCGACCGCGAACCACTCCCGGACCGCCTCGGCGATCGTCGGCCCGACCCCGTCGGCGGCAGCGAGCTCCTCGTCCGAGGCCGACCGGATCGCGTCCATCGAGCGGAACTCCCGGGCCAGCGCCTGGGCCGCGGTCGGCCCGACGTGCCGGATCGACAAGCCGACCAGCACCCGCCAGAGCGGCCGGTCCCTGGCCGCGGCCACGTTCTCCAGCAGCCGCAGCGCGTTCGCGGACGGGGTGCCGTCCTTCTTGCGGAACAGCTCGGCCTGGGTCAGCCGGTCGACGTCGAGGAAGAACAGGTCGCCCTCGTCGGCCAGCACCGGCTCGCCGCCGTCCGCCGGGATCCGGGTCAGCGCGATCGCGGCCTCGTACCCGAGGGCCTCGATGTCGAACGCGCCCCGCCCGGCGACGTGGAAGACCCGCTCCCGCAGCTGCGCGGGACACGACCGCGAGTTGGGACAGCGGATGTCGACGTCGCTCTCCTTCTCCCGGCGCAGCTTCGTGCCGCACTCCGGGCAGTGCGTCGGCATCACGAACTCGTACGCGCCCGGCGGATGCTCCCCCACCGGCGCGACGATCTCCGGGATCACGTCGCCGGCCTTGCGCAGCACGACGGTGTCGCCGATCCAGACGCCCTTGCGGCGGACCTCGTTCTCGTTGTGCAGGGTGGCCAGGCCGACCGTGGAGCCGGCCACGACGACCGGCTCCAGCTGCCCGAAGGGCGTGACCCGGCCGGTGCGCCCGACGTTGACCTTGATGTCGAGGAGCTTGGTGTTGACCTCCTCCGGCGGGTACTTGAACGCGATCGCCCAGCGCGGCGCGCGCGAGGTCGAGCCGAGCCGCCGTTGCAGCGTGAGCTGGTCGACCTTGACCACGACGCCGTCGATCTCGTGCTCGACGTCGTGCCGGTGCTCGCCGTAGTAGGAGACGTAGTCCTCGACCTCGTCCAGGGTCCTGACCACCCGGACCCGGTCGGAGACCGGCAGGCCCCAGCCGGCCAGCAGCTCGTACCAGCCGCTCTGCCGGTCGGGCGCCTTTCCCTGGTGGGCGCCGACGCCGTGCAGCACGAGCCGGAGCGGGCGGGTCGCGCTGACCCGCGGGTCCTTCTGCCGCAGCGAGCCCGCGGCCGCGTTGCGGGGGTTGGCGAACGCCGCCTTCCCCGCCTCGACCAGCGACTCGTTGAGCTTCTCGAAGCCGGCCACCGGGAAGTAGACCTCGCCCCGGACCTCGAGCAGCTCGGGGATGTGCTCGCCGGTCAGCTGGTCGGGCACGTCGTCGAGCGTGCGCAGGTTGGGCGTGACGTCCTCGCCGGTCCGGCCGTCGCCGCGGGTGGCGCCGCGGACGAGCCGGCCCTTCTCGTACACGAGGTCGATCGCGAGGCCGTCGACCTTGAGCTCGCAGAGGTATTCGGCGCCCGCGCCGGCGTCGCGCTCGACGCGCTGCGCCCAGGCCGCCAGCTCGTCGCCGGAGAACGCGTTGTCCAGGCTCAGCATCCGCTCGACGTGGTCGACCGGGGTGAACAAGGTCGAGTACGTCCCGCCGACGCGCTGGGTGGGCGAGTTCGGCGTCCGGAGCTCGGGGAACTCGTCCTCCAGCGCCTCGAGCTCGCGCATGCGGACGTCGTAGTCGTGGTCGGAGAGGGTGGGTCGGTCGAGGACGTAGTAGCGGTATTGCGCGTCGTCGATCGCCTGCGCCAGCTCCGCGGCCCGCTCCCGCGCCTCGGGCGTCGCCCGGCGTGGCTCGGCCGCCGGCGGCACGGCCGGCAGGTCCTCCCCGATCTCACTCACCCGAGCACCGTATCCGCCGCCCCCGACAATTCGGGCCCACGGCGGCGTGCGCCGCCGCCTCGCCGCATCCCGCACGGCCGCACGGCCGCACGGCCGCACCCGAGCGGGTCCGGGCCGGCGGCGCCGAGCCGGACCGGCCGCCAGTCGGGCGCCCGGCGGCCAATCGGGCCTCGCGCGGCGACCAGTCGGGGCGCGCACCGAGCGGCCGCACGCCGGCGGCGCCGAATCGGACCGGCAGCCAGTCGGGCGCGCCCGGGGACCAGTCGGGGCGCCCGGCCGCCGGTCGGAGCGCGGCCAGTCGGGGCGCGGCCAGTCGGGGCGCGGCCAGTCGGGGCGCGGCAATCGGGCACGGCCAGTCGGGGCGTGGCGAAGCCGCGGAGGACCGGTCGGAACCGCCGCGAAGCCGCGGAGGATCAGCCTTCGGGGTCTTCGGCCAGGGCGTGGGCGGCTTCGCGGACGCGGCGCATCGCGGCGCGGGCGTACGGCGGGGACGCGCCGGCGAGGCCGCAGGCCGGGGTGAGGACGACGGCGGTGGGGAGCAGGGTGGCGGGGAAGCCGAAGCGGCTCCAGATCCCGCGGACGGCCCGGACCGTGTCGCCCAGGTCGCCCAGCTCCGCGTCCGTACCCGGGACCACGCCCAGCCAGAGGCCGAGCCCGGCCTCGACCCCGGTGCCGATCGCCTCCTCGTCGACGGTCTTGAGCAGCGACGCGTCCAGCGAGACCGCGCCGACCCCGGCGTCCCGGAACAGCTGGACCGGCGGCCGGGGCGCGCAGCAGTGCGCGACCGTACGGACGGCGCCGGCCGAGGTCGCCGCCGTGATCACGTCGATCAGCCCGTCCCGCGCGACCTGCTCCTCGATCGTCCGCAGCGTGCCGAACCCGCTCGCGGTCGGTACCTGCCCGGTCAGCACCGCCGGCAGCCACGGCTCGTCCAGCTGCAGCACGATCTGCGCGTTCGGCAGCCGTCCGGCCAGGTCGGCGACGTGCCGCCGGACCCCCTCGGACAGCGACTGGATCAGGTCCCGGACCGCGCCGGGATCGGAGACGGCCTTGTCGCCGTAGTGCAGCTCCAGCGTCGACGCGAGCGTCCACGGGCCCACGACCTGCAGTTTCAGCGGTCCGGCGTAGTCCTGGGCCAGGTCCTCGAGGGTGTCGAGGTCGCGGGCGAGCAGGTCGGCGGCCCGGCGGGAGTCGCGGCCGGGGTGGTCGACCAGCCGCCAGCCGGAGGGCTGCACGTCCACCGGCAGGTCGACCAGGAACGTCGCGCCCCGCCCGACCATGTCGGCGCCGACCCCGCGGGCCGGCAGCTCCGGCACGTGCGGCATTCCGGGCAGCTCGCCGAGCACGATCCGGACCGCCTCGGCCGGATCCGTCCCGGGCAGCGAGCCGATCCCGGTCGCCACGCCCGTCCACTCCACCTCGGTCACAGGCGGACCCTAGTCCGAGCAAATCTGTCGGTGCGGCCGGGCAGGATGCAGGCATGTACGCGGAGGCGGCACCCCCGGCGGACCTCGCCGGCCACCTGCGCTGTTCCTGGACCCGGGTCACCGGCGGGTCCGGGACGGTGCTGCCCGACGGCTGCCTGGACCTGATGTGGGTCGGCGGCGCGCTGATGGTCGCCGGGCCCGACTCGGTGGTCGCCCGCAGCGAGGTGCGGCCCGGGGTCGAGATCGCGGCGGTGCGGTTCCGGCCGGGCGCGGCGCCGGCCGTGCTGGGGCTGCCCGCGTCCGACCTGCGGGACCGGCGGGTGCCGCTGGCCGAGCTGTGGGCGGACGGTGCGCTGCTGGAGCGGCAGGTGTCCGACGCCTCGGATCGGGTCGCGGAGCTGACCGACGCGGTCCGGCGCCGGTTGGCCGACGCTCCCGCGCCGGATCCGGTCGCGCTGGCCGTCGCGGGGCAGCTCGGGCGCCGGTCGGCCGGGGTGGCCGGGCTCGCGGCCTGGACCGGGCTGTCGGAGCGGCAGCTGCACCGGCGCTGCCTGACCGCCTTCGGGTACGGCGCGAAGACCCTGGACCGGGTGTTGCGGCTGCAGCGGTTCCTCGCGCTGGGCCGGTCCGATCCGGACGCCGGGCTGGCCCGGCTGGCCGTCGAGGCCGGCTATGCGGACCAGCCTCACCTCACCCGCGACTGCCACACCCTCGCCGGAACGACGCCGGCCCGCCTCCTCCGCTGAGCGCGCGGGCGCGGCTCAAGCCGGGACGACAGAGGCTCAGGCGCGGACGACAGAGGCTCCGGCGGGGACGGGGATCGGCGCGGTGGCGGAGATGGTGGCGGAGCCGAGGACGGCGTCGTCGTCGTAGAGGACGACGGCCTGCCCGGTGGCCACGCCGCGTACCGGCGAGAGCAGCCGGACCTCGACCGAGTCCGGGCCGACCGTGACGGCCGCCGGCACCGGCGCGGCGTGCGCCCGCAGCTGGGCCAGGCACCCGAAGGACGACGACGGCACCGACCCGGACGTCCAGACCGGACGCGAACCGGTGACCGACCCGACGTCCAGCCGCGACCCCGGGCCCACCGTCACGGTCCCGCCGACCGGCTCGATCGACAGCACGTACCGGGGCTCGCCGTCGGGACGGTCCAATCCCAGCCCGCGCCGCTGGCCGATCGTGAACCCGTACGCGCCGTCGTGCCGGCCGACCTCGGCCCCGGTCTCGGCGTCGACCAGCGCCCCGGGCCGGTCGCCGAGGGCCCGCTGCAGGTAGCCGCGGGTGTCACCGTCGGCGATGAAGCAGATGTCGTGCGAGTCGGGCTTGTCGGCGACCGCCAGCCCGCGCGCGGCGGCCTCGGCCCGCACCGACTCCTTGGTCGAGGACCCGAGCGGGAAGACCGCGTGCGCGAGCTGCGCCGCGGTCAGTACCGCCAGCACGTACGACTGGTCCTTGGCCGGGTCGACCGAGCGCCGCAGCACCCCGCCGTCGAGCCGGGCGTGGTGTCCGGTGACGACCGCGTCGAAGCCGAGCGCGAGCGCCCGGTCCAGCACCGCCGCGAACTTGATCTTCTCGTTGCAGCGCAGGCAGGGGTTCGGGGTCCGGCCGGCCGCGTACTCCGCGACGAAGTCGTCGATGACGTCGGCGTGGAACCGCTCGGCCAGGTCCCAGACGTAGAACGGGACGCCGAGCACGTCCGCGGCGCGGCGGGCGTCGCGGGCGTCCTCCAGCGTGCAGCAGCCACGGGCGCCGGTCCGGGTCGAGGCGGGGTTGCGGGCCAGCGCGAGGTGCACCGCGGTCACGTCGTGCCCGGCGTCGACCGCGCGGGCCATCGCGACGGCCGAGTCGACCCCGCCGGAGACGGCGGCGAGCACCTTCATCGGGACGCCGCCAGCACGGCCCGCCGGGACCGCTCCACCGCCCCGGGCAGTACGGCCAGCAGCGCGTCCACGTCGGACGAGGTCGAGCTGTGCCCGAGCGAGAACCGCAGCGAGCCGCGGGCCAGCTCCGCTTCCGCCCCCATCGCGAGCAGCACGTGGCTGGGCTGCGCGACGCCGGCCGAGCAGGCCGACCCGGTCGAGCACTCGACCCCGCGCGCGTCCAGCAGCATGAGCAGCGAGTCGCCCTCGCAGCCGGGGAAGGCGAAGTGCGCGTTGCCGGGCAGCCGGTCGGCCGGGTCGCCGGACAGCACCGCGTCCGGTACCCGGGCCCGTACGCCGGCGACGAGCTCGTCCCGCAGCTGCGCCACCCGGGCCATGGTCGCGGGCCGGTTCGTCACCGCGGCCTCGGTCGCGACCGCCAGCCCGACGATCGCGGCGGTGTTCAGGGTGCCCGAGCGGACCTCGCGCTCCTGCCCGCCGCCGTGCAGCAGCGCCGCGCACTCGACGTCCCGGCCGAGCAGCAGCGCGCCGGCGCCGACCGGCCCGCCGAGCTTGTGCCCGGTCAGCGCGAGCGCGTCCGCGCCGGACGCGCCGAAGTCGACCGGAACCGCCCCGACGGCCTGCACCGCGTCGGTGTGGAACGGCACCCCGTGCTCGGCCGCGATCGCGGCCAGCGCCGCGATCGGCTGCACCGTGCCGACCTCGTTGTTGGCCCACATCACGGACACCAGCGCGACGTCGTCCGGCTCGGCCAGCGCGGCGCGCAGCGTCTCCGGCCGCACCCGCCCGTACGGGTCGACCGGCAGCCAGGTGACCAGCGCACCCTCGTGCCGCTCCAGCCACTCGACCGAGTCGACGACCGCGTGGTGCTCGATCGCGCTGACCAGCAGCCGGCGGCGGCGCGGGTCGGCGGCCCGGCGGGCCCAGAAGATGCCCTTGACCGCGAGGTTGTCGGCCTCGGTCCCGCCGCCGGTGAAGACCACCTCGTACGGCTTGGCCCCGACCACGGCGGCCAGCCGTTCGCGCGACTCCTCGACGACGCGACGGGCCCGGCGGCCGGCGGCGTGCAGCGAGGACGGGTTGCCGGTGTCGCGGAAGGCGGCGGCGACGGCCTCGGCCGCCTCCGGCAGCATCGGGGTCGTCGCGGCGTGATCCAGGTAGTGCATCACCGATCAGCGTACGACTTCGGTGTCCGGCCGGCGTGAGGCCGCCCGGACAGCCGGCCGGGCCCGGCCGGCCAGCACGACCCCGGCCAGCGCGACCGCGGCCATGGCCAGATCCAGGGCGGCGGCGGCCCGGTTCAGCGGCAGCAGACCGCGGGCGCTGGCGGCCACCAGCGCGCCGCCGAGCCCGATGCACAGCGCGCTGCCGACGCCGTCGGACAGCTGCAGCGCGGAGGAGTTCACCCCGCGCTCGGCCGGCGGGCTGAACGACAGCAGCAGCACCGAGACGCTCGACATGCCCAGCCCCATCCCGGCGCCGCCGGCGATCCAGACCGGGTAGATGACCCAGGCCGGCGACCAGGGCTGGGCGACCACCGCGAGGCCGGCGGCGGCGATGAAGATGAGCACGAAGCAGGCCCGGATCAGCCGGTGCCGGGGTACGTGCCCGTGCCGGCCCTGCCAGTACGACGCGGCCGACCAGCCGAGCGCGCCGACCGTCAGCGGTACGCCGGCCGCGGTCGGCGAGTAGCCGTGCACGAGCGTGAGGGTCAGCGGCACCAGCGACTCGATCGAGGTGAACACCCCGGCCATCAGCCCCCGGAACGCGACCACGGCCGGCACCCCGCGCCGGACCGCGCCGGTCCCCCGCGGCAGCAGCGAGCGCAGCGACACCACCAGCAGGACCAGTCCCGCCAGCAGCACCGGCACCCGCACCCAGGACAGGTCCTGCAGCGCCCACTGCACGGCCGCCACCCCGAGCGCGGCGCCGACCGCGGCCACCCGGCGGGCCCGGCGCGGCGGGACCGGATGCTCGGGCCGGCGACTGCGCCGCAGGGTCGGCGTCAGCGACGCCAGCGCCGTCACCACCAGCGGGACCAGCCCGAGGAAGACCCAGCGCCAGCCCGGCCCCTGCGCCAGCGCGCCCGCGATCACCGGCCCGATCAGCGCGGGCAGCACCCAGGCGGCCGAGATCGCGCCGAAGACCTGCGGCCGCAGCTGCTCCGGGTACTGGTCGCCGACCATCACGGTCATGACCACGATCAGCAGCCCGACCCCGACGCCCTGCAGCGCCCGGCCGAGGAGGAACACGCCCATGTCCGGCGCGAACCCGGCCACCAGCAGCCCGGCCAGGAACGACGCGGTGCCGATCAGCACCGGCGCCCGCGGGCCGAACCGGTCGCTCAGCTCGCCCGAGATCACCATGGCCACCATCGAGGTGACCAGCAGCGCGCTGAACGACCAGCCGTAGTAGGCCAGCCCGTTCAGCTCCCGGACCGCGGTCGGCAGCGCGGTCGCGACCGCCACCGCCTCGAACGCGATCAGGCTGATCAGCCCGACGATCCCGACCGTCGCGACCCGGTACGGGCGCGCGAAGATCCCGTCGGTCATGCCCCGAACGTAACCCGCGGGTACGCCGGGAGCCGCCTCAGTTCTTCCGCTTGCCGACCTCCTCGGTCAGCTGCGGGACGACCTGGAACAGGTCGCCGACGACGCCGAAGTCGACCAGCTCGAAGATCGGCGCCTCGGGATCCTTGTTCACCGCGACGATCGTCTTGGACGTCTGCATGCCGGCCCGGTGCTGGATGGCGCCGGAGATGCCGACCGCGACGTACAGCTGCGGGGAGACGGTGACGCCGGTCTGGCCGACCTGGTTCTGGTGCGGGTACCAGCCCGCGTCGGTGGCGGCCCGGGACGCGCCCACGGCCCCGCCGAGCGAGTCGGCCAGCGCCTCGACCAGCACGAAGTTGTCGCCGGAGCCCATCCCGCGGCCGCCGGAGACCACGATCGAGGCGTCGGTGAGGGCCGGGCGGCTGCCTTTCTCCTCCACGACCCGCTCCAGCACGGTCGCCCCGCGGGCGGCGTCGTCCAGGGTGACCTCGACCGACCGGGTGCTCGCCTCGGCCGGGGCGGCCTCGGCCGTGACCGAGTTCGGCCGCACCGTGATGATCGGCGTGCCGGTCTTCACGCGGGACTTCACCACGACCGCGCCGCCGAAGACGCTCTGGGTCGCGGTGCCGTCGCCGTCCAGGCCGACGGCGTCGGTGAGGATGCCGGACCGGGTCCGGATCGCCAGCCGGGCCGCGATCTCCTTGCCCTCCGCGGACGAGGCCAGCAGCACCGCGGCCGGCGACTCGGACGCCACCAGGTCGGTCAGCACGGCCACCTGCGGGGTGACCAGGTGCTTGTCGACCGCGTCGGTCTCGGCGACCACGACCGTGCCGGCGCCGTACTCGGCGAGTTTGCCGGTCAGGGCCGCCGCGCTGCCGGGTGCGCCGACGACGACCGCGACGGGCTCGCCGATCGTGCGGGCCGCGGTGAGCAGCTCCAGCGTGACCTTCTTGACGGTGCCCTCGGCGTGCTCGACGAGGACGAGAACGGATGCCATCTCCCTGCCTCCTAGAGCAGCTTCTGGGCGGCGAGGAACTCGGCGATCTTCGCGCCGCCGTCACCCTCGTCCTTGACGATCTGACCGGCCTGCCGGGGCGGCCGCGGGGTCATCTCGAGCACCTCGCTGGTCGCGTTGGCCAGGCCCACCGAGCCGGCGTCGAGGCCGAGGTCGGCCACCGTCACCGTCGTGACCGGCTTCTTCTTCGCGGCCATGATCCCCTTGAACGACGGGTACCGCGGCTCGTTGATCTTCTCGACCACGCTCACCACGGCCGGCGTCGCGCCCTGGACCCGGTCGTAGCCGGTCTCGGTCTGCCGCTCGATCGTGACAGTGCCGTCCTCGACCGTGACCTTGCGGGCGCCGGAGAGCTGCGGCAGGCCGAGCTTCTCGCTCAGCATCGCGGCCATCACCGACAGCCGGGCGTCGGTCGACTCCGACCCGAGCACCACCAGATCGAAAGGAATGGTGCCGAGCGCCGCGGCCAGCGTCTCGGCGGTCTGCACCGCACAGGAGCCGTGCAGCGCCGGGTCGCTGACGTGCACGGCCTTGTCCGCGCCCATCGACAGCGCCTTGCGGATCGTCTCGGCCGCCCGCTCGGGGCCCATCGTGAGGACGGTGACCTCACCGCCGTGGGCCTCCTTGAGCCGGAGCGCCTCCTCGACCGCGTACTCGTCGATCTCGTTCATGACGGCGTCGACCGACTCGCGGTCGAGCGTCTTGTCCGTCTCCTGGAGCTTGCGCTCGGCCCAGGTGTCGGGCACCTGCTTGACCAGTACGACGATGTCCACGTGCTCGGTCCTCCTCCACCGTGAGGTGCGCCGATGTTACTCACAAGTAGGTCGACGACGGCCGGTGATCCTGCTCACCGGCCTGCCCGCCATAGGTTATTTCATGCGCAGGGTCATCGGGCCAGCGCCGGGACCAGTCTGGCGTACGCGGCGCCGGGCTGAGCTGCGAGGTCAGGCGGGCGGGTGGCGAACCTCACGGCGCGACCAGAGAGGGCAGGTCCTTGTCGTCCACCGGTCCAGCACGGCCGGCGACGCGGCGTCCACAGTGGACGGCGGCGCGCACGCGCGGAAGATGCGCGACTTGCCCGATGTGCGAGGCTTCGTCGGTGCATCCGACCCTCCAGCTCACCGGAGAGCGCACCCTGCCGGGCATCCCGGCGGAGAACTACTGGTTCCGCCGGCACGAGGCCGCGTACGACGCGGTGCTTCCGTTCTGCCTCGGCGCGGTCGTCCTGGAGGCCGGCTGCGGCGAGGGGTACGGCGCGGACCGGATCGCCACGGTCGCGCAGACCGTGCTCGGCCTGGACTACGACCGGGCCGCGGTCGGGCACGTGGCCAGGGCGTACCCGCGGGTGCGGCCGGTGCGGGGCAACCTGGCCGGCCTGCCGGTCGCGGACGGCGCGGTCGACGTCGTCGCCAGCCTGCAGGTGATCGAGCACCTCTGGGACCAGCCCGGCTTCCTGGCCGAGTGCGCCCGGGTGCTGCGCCCGGCCGGCACGCTGCTGCTGACCACGCCGAACCGGCTGACGTTCTCGCCGGAGAACCGGCCGCTGAACCCCTTCCACCACCGCGAGCTGGACCCGGCCGAGTTCACCACGCTGCTGACCGAGGGCGGCTTCGAGGTCAGCCGGCTGCTCGGGCTGCGGCACCGGCCGCGGCTGCGCCGCCTGGACAAGCGGTTCGGCTCGCTGGTCGAGGCGCAGCTGGCCGGGCCGCCCGGGACCTGGCACCCGGAGCTGCGGCGGGCGGTCGCCGGGGTCCGGACCGCGGACTTCGTGCTCGAGCCCGGCGACCTGGA
The DNA window shown above is from Mycobacteriales bacterium and carries:
- a CDS encoding class I SAM-dependent methyltransferase, which encodes MCEASSVHPTLQLTGERTLPGIPAENYWFRRHEAAYDAVLPFCLGAVVLEAGCGEGYGADRIATVAQTVLGLDYDRAAVGHVARAYPRVRPVRGNLAGLPVADGAVDVVASLQVIEHLWDQPGFLAECARVLRPAGTLLLTTPNRLTFSPENRPLNPFHHRELDPAEFTTLLTEGGFEVSRLLGLRHRPRLRRLDKRFGSLVEAQLAGPPGTWHPELRRAVAGVRTADFVLEPGDLDTCLDLVAVAVRRAS
- a CDS encoding electron transfer flavoprotein subunit alpha/FixB family protein, with translation MASVLVLVEHAEGTVKKVTLELLTAARTIGEPVAVVVGAPGSAAALTGKLAEYGAGTVVVAETDAVDKHLVTPQVAVLTDLVASESPAAVLLASSAEGKEIAARLAIRTRSGILTDAVGLDGDGTATQSVFGGAVVVKSRVKTGTPIITVRPNSVTAEAAPAEASTRSVEVTLDDAARGATVLERVVEEKGSRPALTDASIVVSGGRGMGSGDNFVLVEALADSLGGAVGASRAATDAGWYPHQNQVGQTGVTVSPQLYVAVGISGAIQHRAGMQTSKTIVAVNKDPEAPIFELVDFGVVGDLFQVVPQLTEEVGKRKN
- a CDS encoding electron transfer flavoprotein subunit beta/FixA family protein, translating into MDIVVLVKQVPDTWAERKLQETDKTLDRESVDAVMNEIDEYAVEEALRLKEAHGGEVTVLTMGPERAAETIRKALSMGADKAVHVSDPALHGSCAVQTAETLAAALGTIPFDLVVLGSESTDARLSVMAAMLSEKLGLPQLSGARKVTVEDGTVTIERQTETGYDRVQGATPAVVSVVEKINEPRYPSFKGIMAAKKKPVTTVTVADLGLDAGSVGLANATSEVLEMTPRPPRQAGQIVKDEGDGGAKIAEFLAAQKLL